A stretch of Rhizobium sp. BT03 DNA encodes these proteins:
- a CDS encoding ABC transporter ATP-binding protein: protein MNTDANFAAAGGRSPHRDALIEVDDLRTHFFGGAGTIRAVDGVSFSIPRGKTVCVVGESGSGKSITGRSILNQVPRGGRIVSGAIRYRPDPDAPAIDLAALDPRGRDMRAIRGAQIGLISQEPMAALSPVHTIGNQMVEVIRLHLKMGKKEAREHAIETLALVGIPRPAERMESYAFQFSGGMRQRVCVALALACRPKLLIADEPTTALDVTTQANILDLLASLQAEFGLSVLFVTHDLGVVAEIADEVVVMYVGRVVEAGDVDTIFHAPVHPYTKALLQSVPRMHGQPSERLATIEGMVPSRFDRPEGCSFHPRCREARAGLCDQRDPGSVVIGDGHVASCLLYEERQ, encoded by the coding sequence ATGAATACTGACGCCAATTTCGCCGCCGCCGGCGGCCGGAGCCCGCATCGCGACGCGCTGATCGAGGTCGATGACCTCAGGACCCATTTCTTCGGCGGCGCGGGGACTATCAGGGCGGTCGACGGCGTCTCCTTTTCCATTCCGCGCGGCAAGACGGTCTGCGTCGTCGGCGAATCCGGATCGGGCAAGAGCATCACCGGCCGCTCGATCCTCAACCAGGTTCCGCGCGGCGGGCGGATCGTCTCGGGGGCGATCCGCTACCGGCCCGATCCAGACGCACCTGCCATCGATCTGGCGGCGCTCGATCCGCGCGGCCGCGACATGCGGGCGATCCGCGGCGCCCAGATCGGCCTGATCAGCCAGGAGCCGATGGCAGCCCTTTCCCCCGTCCATACGATCGGCAACCAGATGGTGGAGGTGATCCGCCTGCATCTGAAGATGGGCAAGAAGGAAGCGCGCGAACATGCGATCGAGACGCTGGCCCTCGTCGGCATTCCCAGGCCGGCCGAGCGGATGGAAAGTTACGCCTTCCAGTTTTCCGGCGGCATGCGCCAGCGCGTCTGCGTCGCGCTGGCGCTCGCCTGTCGCCCGAAACTGCTGATCGCCGACGAACCGACCACGGCGCTCGATGTGACCACCCAGGCCAATATCCTCGATCTCCTCGCCTCGCTGCAGGCCGAATTCGGGCTCTCGGTACTGTTCGTCACCCATGATCTCGGCGTCGTGGCCGAAATCGCCGACGAGGTCGTCGTCATGTATGTCGGCCGGGTGGTGGAAGCGGGTGATGTCGACACGATCTTCCACGCGCCCGTTCATCCCTACACCAAGGCCCTGCTGCAATCGGTGCCGCGCATGCATGGGCAGCCGAGCGAACGGCTCGCAACCATCGAGGGCATGGTGCCCTCGCGTTTCGACCGGCCGGAAGGCTGCAGCTTTCATCCCCGATGCAGAGAGGCGAGAGCAGGTCTCTGCGACCAGAGGGATCCCGGATCCGTCGTCATCGGTGACGGGCACGTCGCCAGCTGCCTGCTTTACGAGGAGAGACAGTGA
- a CDS encoding sugar phosphate isomerase/epimerase — MDIAYFTKTLEGLPLEKAAEITAGLGFDCADLLIRDGRAVCPDKPQEIVRAVKLFAAAGLRTPMATIDAIRPDDAASRLLGCCSEAGIGQVRLGFWRYDPSRRWKVQVDEARRDLDGFERLAERFAVKLTIQLHGGTLHSSGALAAQLLAGRDPMRIGAYPDPANQLIREGSEDWRLTLDLLDPWFCCMGVKNCGWFPGAYAAQGQRAWHSDWYALDEGMVPWNDIVPHLVATGFAGVLSMHSQYRLPRDQALAKARADLTHLRRLVTAAKE, encoded by the coding sequence ATGGATATCGCTTATTTCACGAAGACCCTGGAAGGCCTGCCGCTGGAGAAGGCGGCAGAGATTACCGCCGGTTTGGGCTTCGACTGTGCCGATCTTCTCATCCGCGACGGCCGCGCCGTTTGCCCCGACAAGCCACAAGAGATCGTCAGGGCGGTCAAGCTCTTTGCCGCGGCCGGCCTACGCACGCCCATGGCGACCATCGACGCCATCCGGCCGGACGATGCCGCATCGCGGCTTCTCGGTTGCTGCAGCGAGGCCGGCATCGGCCAGGTCCGGCTCGGCTTCTGGCGTTATGACCCGTCCCGGCGCTGGAAGGTGCAGGTCGATGAGGCGCGGCGTGACCTCGACGGTTTCGAGCGCCTCGCCGAACGCTTCGCCGTCAAGCTGACGATCCAGCTTCACGGCGGAACCCTGCACAGCTCCGGCGCGCTGGCAGCGCAACTGCTGGCCGGGCGCGATCCGATGAGGATCGGCGCCTATCCCGACCCGGCCAATCAGCTCATTCGCGAGGGCAGCGAAGACTGGCGTCTGACCCTCGATCTTCTCGATCCCTGGTTCTGCTGCATGGGTGTCAAGAATTGCGGTTGGTTTCCCGGCGCTTACGCCGCCCAAGGTCAGCGCGCCTGGCATTCGGACTGGTACGCGCTCGACGAGGGCATGGTGCCCTGGAACGACATCGTCCCGCATCTGGTTGCCACCGGCTTTGCCGGCGTGCTCTCGATGCATTCCCAATACCGCCTTCCCCGGGATCAGGCGCTCGCCAAGGCCCGCGCCGATCTTACCCATCTCAGGCGCCTCGTCACCGCAGCGAAAGAGTAG
- a CDS encoding ABC transporter ATP-binding protein, translating into MADPVMQPSPLLELNDLKMHFPIRKGAFRRVVGHVKAVDGVSLRVEDGETLGIVGESGCGKSTLARTILRIYQPTSGAIRYRDRSGGTVDLADLSGPALKEIHRDLRIVFQDPQSSLNPRLPVIDIIGEVLGVNGIAKGRELEHRVAELMQSVGLRPEYMRRYPHAFSGGERQRIGIARALASNPRLVIADEAVSALDVSVQAQTINLLQDLQEQFGLTYLFVAHDLSVVRHISDNIAVMYVGRVVEKAPTEQIFSRPRHPYTEALLSAVPIADPRLRRHGKRIRLAGEVADPAHPPPGCTFHPRCRYATELCRQEVPVLRAVTADGHAAACHYAESLSLNPFADRIVPEFN; encoded by the coding sequence ATGGCCGATCCCGTGATGCAGCCAAGCCCGCTGCTGGAACTCAATGATCTCAAGATGCACTTTCCCATCCGCAAGGGTGCGTTCCGACGGGTGGTCGGGCATGTCAAGGCGGTCGACGGCGTCTCGCTGCGCGTCGAGGACGGCGAGACGCTCGGCATTGTCGGGGAATCCGGCTGCGGCAAGTCGACACTCGCCCGCACGATCCTGCGCATCTATCAGCCGACCAGCGGCGCGATCCGCTATCGCGACCGCAGCGGCGGCACGGTCGATCTCGCGGACCTATCCGGTCCCGCCCTCAAGGAAATCCACCGCGACCTGCGCATCGTGTTTCAGGATCCGCAATCCTCGCTCAACCCGCGCCTTCCCGTCATCGACATCATCGGCGAGGTGCTTGGTGTCAACGGCATCGCCAAGGGCCGGGAGCTCGAGCACAGGGTTGCCGAGCTGATGCAGAGTGTCGGCCTGCGGCCCGAATATATGCGCCGCTATCCCCATGCTTTCTCCGGCGGCGAACGCCAGCGTATCGGCATTGCTCGGGCGCTGGCATCCAATCCGCGCCTTGTCATCGCCGACGAGGCCGTTTCGGCGCTCGATGTCAGCGTGCAGGCGCAAACCATCAACCTGTTGCAGGACCTGCAGGAACAGTTCGGCCTGACCTATCTCTTCGTCGCCCACGACCTTTCGGTTGTCCGGCACATCTCCGACAATATCGCCGTCATGTATGTCGGCCGGGTGGTCGAAAAGGCGCCGACGGAGCAGATCTTTTCGCGCCCGCGCCATCCCTATACCGAAGCGCTGCTCTCGGCCGTGCCGATCGCCGATCCGAGGCTGCGTCGCCACGGCAAGCGCATCCGGCTGGCGGGCGAGGTCGCCGACCCCGCTCATCCGCCTCCCGGCTGCACATTTCATCCGCGCTGCCGCTACGCAACCGAGCTTTGCAGGCAGGAGGTGCCGGTGCTGCGCGCCGTGACGGCCGATGGGCACGCGGCCGCCTGTCACTACGCCGAATCCCTGTCGCTCAATCCCTTTGCCGACCGTATCGTTCCGGAGTTCAATTGA
- a CDS encoding glycosyl hydrolase, which translates to MRERTRINVDANQTVRPFDRFWRGTGFSPAELLLEPEMRQMLAYIGGLPNEGIRYLRVHYLYNLLRATGGAGGYDWSLLDRALDVVIEHRLKPFFELMGNPSDLFTDYEDMDQVRRWRDLVTATADRYGARYGMDELRTWYFETTNEADSGWWTYGIKGYTNYYDACVAGLDAVDPGLPMGGPGTARTLSPIFRALMAHCDSGTSCLSGDGPPRIDYISIHEKGVNGSKDDLTPKTNAIVDRTLLVVDYLKEHHPRLAGLPIVNDECDPQLGWSDHHSWHGKAYYAGIIARIIEQHDRRIIAPKAANFTFLSNDHAFIGGWSQRTIFAYFGPRNFTKAQWEHKTDLDRLMTDIDSAPPFDIIKKPGLTSMELLATLGDTICKVTAEPPLSPDQDGLAILPTRLPGGGVSISLIHSVDAINRSGRTAVRLEVGGLAPGRHALCLLRIDEEFTNPMEVWEGQRDESNPRGPFEPVGAPPVPDEAQFAELRRAQEPALLHPISVVECDEGRISIDLDVPLPSLTQVLVVPDLGAPPAAPTGLVVERYRGLGGREERMLFWAAGDASPAIFYDVLTSTDGKTFEKVSPVPLISTAFLHMSPPAGAQYAVRARDAFGRRSELCATRR; encoded by the coding sequence ATGCGTGAACGGACGCGAATAAATGTCGATGCCAACCAAACAGTGCGCCCCTTCGACCGGTTCTGGCGCGGCACCGGCTTTTCGCCTGCCGAGCTGCTGCTCGAACCCGAGATGCGCCAGATGCTCGCCTATATCGGCGGCCTGCCGAACGAGGGCATCCGTTATTTGCGCGTCCACTACCTCTACAATCTGCTGCGCGCCACCGGCGGCGCGGGCGGCTACGACTGGTCGCTGCTCGACCGCGCCCTCGATGTGGTGATCGAACACCGCCTGAAGCCGTTCTTCGAGCTGATGGGCAACCCGTCTGATCTCTTCACCGATTACGAGGACATGGACCAGGTCAGGCGCTGGCGGGATCTCGTGACGGCGACGGCAGACCGCTACGGCGCGCGCTATGGCATGGACGAGTTGCGGACATGGTACTTCGAAACGACGAACGAGGCCGACTCCGGCTGGTGGACCTATGGCATCAAGGGCTACACCAATTATTACGACGCCTGCGTCGCCGGCCTCGACGCCGTCGACCCCGGCCTGCCGATGGGCGGGCCCGGCACCGCCCGCACGCTCTCGCCGATCTTTCGCGCCCTTATGGCCCATTGCGACAGCGGTACGAGCTGCCTGAGTGGGGACGGCCCGCCGCGCATCGACTATATTTCCATCCACGAAAAGGGCGTCAACGGCAGCAAGGACGATCTGACGCCGAAGACGAATGCCATCGTCGACCGCACGCTGCTCGTCGTCGATTATCTCAAGGAGCACCATCCGCGGCTTGCCGGCCTGCCGATCGTCAATGATGAATGCGATCCGCAGCTTGGCTGGAGCGATCATCACAGCTGGCACGGCAAGGCCTATTATGCCGGCATCATCGCCCGCATCATCGAGCAGCACGACAGGCGCATCATCGCGCCGAAAGCGGCGAATTTCACCTTCCTCAGCAATGACCACGCTTTTATCGGCGGCTGGAGCCAGCGCACGATCTTCGCCTATTTCGGCCCGCGCAATTTCACCAAGGCGCAGTGGGAGCACAAGACCGATCTGGACAGGCTGATGACCGACATCGACAGCGCGCCGCCCTTCGACATCATCAAGAAGCCGGGCCTCACATCGATGGAGCTGCTGGCAACGCTCGGCGATACCATCTGCAAGGTGACGGCCGAGCCGCCGCTCTCGCCCGATCAGGATGGCCTGGCGATCCTGCCGACACGGCTGCCGGGCGGCGGTGTTTCGATCAGCCTCATCCACAGCGTCGATGCTATCAACCGCTCGGGCCGGACCGCCGTTCGCCTCGAAGTCGGCGGGCTCGCTCCCGGCCGTCACGCGCTTTGCCTGCTGCGCATCGACGAGGAATTCACCAATCCGATGGAGGTCTGGGAAGGCCAGCGCGACGAAAGCAATCCGCGCGGACCCTTCGAGCCGGTCGGCGCGCCGCCGGTGCCTGATGAAGCGCAGTTTGCCGAATTGCGGCGCGCCCAGGAGCCTGCCCTGCTGCATCCGATCAGCGTCGTCGAATGCGACGAGGGCCGGATCAGTATCGATCTCGATGTGCCCTTGCCGTCGCTGACGCAGGTGCTTGTCGTTCCCGATCTCGGTGCGCCGCCGGCAGCACCCACCGGTCTCGTCGTCGAGCGGTACCGCGGTCTCGGCGGCCGGGAGGAGCGCATGCTGTTCTGGGCGGCCGGCGATGCCAGCCCCGCCATCTTCTACGATGTCCTCACCAGCACCGACGGCAAGACCTTTGAAAAGGTCAGTCCGGTGCCACTGATCTCGACAGCATTCCTGCACATGTCACCGCCGGCGGGTGCGCAATACGCGGTGCGCGCCCGGGATGCGTTCGGCCGCCGCAGCGAGCTTTGTGCCACTCGTCGATGA
- a CDS encoding hydroxyacid dehydrogenase, with amino-acid sequence MSRQAPVIAVLLTEKTRRMMLDDAATAELNALGDVRWPAGATIDAADADRLLQGATACLTGWGTPPFDAAARQRHPQFALVAHSAGSVRTLVPARLFDDGLRVSHAASKIAASVAEFVVAEALLAMRGIHRLHHALRGGGEWLDVRAAVPQKLLGARTVAIIGAGYVGRAVMRLLVPFGCRVLVVDPYLNDSEAAALGVVRTGLDDALAQSDVISLHAPVLPETRRMIGARELALLRSGALFINTARAELVDEASLLAELRSGRIEAALDVFDKEPLPQDSPFRDAALANVTISPHAAGHTEEVHFAQGQAMVNEIGRLLREEPLQHEVSRAMLERMA; translated from the coding sequence ATGAGCAGACAAGCCCCCGTCATCGCCGTCCTTTTGACCGAAAAGACCCGCCGCATGATGCTCGACGATGCGGCGACCGCTGAGTTGAATGCGCTCGGCGACGTGCGCTGGCCGGCCGGCGCCACGATCGATGCCGCCGATGCCGACCGGCTGCTGCAGGGCGCCACGGCCTGCCTGACCGGATGGGGCACGCCGCCCTTCGATGCCGCCGCGCGCCAGCGCCATCCGCAGTTTGCCCTCGTCGCCCATTCGGCCGGCAGCGTCCGTACGCTCGTTCCCGCCCGTCTGTTCGACGACGGCCTTCGTGTCAGCCATGCCGCCTCGAAAATCGCCGCCTCGGTTGCCGAGTTCGTCGTCGCCGAAGCTCTGCTCGCCATGCGCGGCATTCACCGGCTGCATCATGCATTGCGTGGCGGCGGCGAATGGCTCGATGTTCGCGCCGCCGTGCCGCAAAAATTGCTCGGTGCCAGAACGGTCGCCATCATCGGCGCCGGCTATGTCGGCCGGGCGGTCATGCGCCTGCTCGTGCCATTCGGCTGCCGCGTGTTGGTCGTCGATCCCTATCTCAATGACAGCGAGGCAGCGGCACTCGGCGTCGTCAGAACGGGACTGGACGATGCGCTGGCGCAAAGCGATGTGATTTCCCTGCATGCGCCCGTCCTGCCCGAAACGCGCCGCATGATCGGCGCCCGCGAGCTGGCGCTGTTGCGCTCGGGCGCATTGTTCATCAACACCGCGCGGGCCGAGCTGGTCGACGAAGCCTCATTGCTTGCCGAGCTCCGCTCCGGCCGTATCGAGGCGGCTCTCGATGTCTTCGACAAAGAACCGCTGCCTCAGGACAGCCCCTTCCGCGACGCGGCACTTGCCAATGTCACCATTTCGCCGCATGCCGCCGGCCACACCGAGGAGGTGCATTTCGCCCAAGGGCAGGCCATGGTGAACGAGATCGGCCGGCTGTTGCGCGAAGAACCGCTCCAACACGAAGTGTCGCGCGCCATGCTGGAGCGGATGGCATGA
- a CDS encoding mandelate racemase, whose translation MSMGRSIGGSVTAPRIRIVEIDAFEREMNLRLPFRFGVATLEKAPQAFLRVRIEDEEGKTAIGAAAEMMVPKWFDKNPALTPAQNVDQLRGSIRAAAAALLEESAPTTLFAAARLNEMETARRLPGNPLAAGFGPSLIARAALDAYCRLAGISFFDAVRGNLVGIGGQMLPGDINADAASAVLAGLRPADSIAARHTIGLLDPITEGDIVDPLSDGLPESLEAVIARYGNRWFKIKLSGAADADLDRLARIAAVLDRLPDYRVTVDGNEQFAAAEQLADLLAQIAAMPRLARLRAAIAFVEQPFSRAITMQTPLGDLAAQLPFLIDESDDGDEAFADARELGYTGVSSKTCKGIYRSLLKAIRIRTGGMPGLFLSGEDLTCQAGLAVQQDLALVSLLGLSHVERNGHHYVAGMQGAPQGEKARFAAAHPDLYEQGRDGPLLSIRNGRIAIASLGAVGYASGALPDFGSMKPLS comes from the coding sequence ATGAGCATGGGCAGAAGCATCGGAGGTTCCGTGACGGCGCCGCGTATCAGAATTGTCGAGATCGACGCTTTCGAGCGCGAGATGAATCTGCGTCTGCCATTCCGCTTCGGCGTGGCAACTCTCGAAAAGGCGCCGCAGGCCTTCCTCAGAGTGCGCATCGAGGACGAGGAGGGGAAAACCGCTATCGGTGCTGCCGCCGAAATGATGGTGCCGAAATGGTTCGACAAAAATCCGGCCCTGACGCCGGCGCAGAATGTCGATCAATTGCGCGGCTCGATCCGAGCCGCGGCCGCCGCGTTGCTCGAGGAGTCCGCGCCGACGACATTGTTTGCCGCCGCGCGCCTGAACGAGATGGAAACCGCCCGCCGCCTGCCCGGAAATCCGTTGGCCGCCGGTTTCGGCCCTTCGCTGATCGCCCGTGCCGCGCTGGATGCCTATTGCCGTCTCGCCGGAATTTCCTTCTTCGATGCGGTGCGTGGCAACCTCGTCGGCATCGGCGGCCAGATGTTGCCTGGCGATATCAATGCGGATGCTGCTTCAGCTGTGCTCGCCGGCCTTCGCCCTGCTGACTCGATTGCAGCCCGGCATACGATCGGGCTTCTCGACCCGATCACCGAGGGCGATATCGTCGATCCGCTCAGTGACGGCCTGCCGGAAAGCCTCGAGGCAGTGATCGCGCGCTATGGCAATCGCTGGTTCAAGATCAAACTCTCGGGCGCGGCCGATGCCGATCTCGACCGGCTGGCGCGGATCGCCGCGGTGCTGGACCGCCTGCCCGACTACCGGGTGACGGTTGATGGCAACGAACAATTCGCCGCCGCCGAACAGCTTGCGGACCTGCTGGCGCAGATCGCGGCGATGCCGCGGCTGGCGCGGCTACGCGCGGCCATTGCCTTCGTCGAACAGCCGTTCTCTCGCGCGATCACCATGCAGACGCCGCTCGGGGATCTGGCGGCGCAATTGCCCTTCCTGATCGATGAGAGCGACGATGGCGACGAGGCTTTCGCCGACGCTCGCGAGCTCGGCTATACCGGCGTCTCCTCGAAAACCTGCAAGGGCATTTACCGCTCGCTCCTCAAGGCGATCCGCATCAGAACGGGAGGTATGCCGGGGTTGTTTCTCTCCGGCGAGGATCTGACCTGCCAGGCCGGGCTTGCCGTGCAGCAGGATCTGGCGCTGGTCTCGCTTCTCGGCCTCTCCCATGTCGAGCGCAACGGTCATCACTATGTGGCCGGCATGCAGGGCGCGCCGCAGGGGGAGAAAGCGCGTTTTGCCGCCGCCCATCCCGATCTCTACGAGCAGGGGCGGGACGGGCCGCTCCTGTCGATCCGCAACGGCCGGATCGCCATCGCTTCGCTCGGGGCCGTCGGCTACGCGAGCGGGGCTTTGCCCGATTTCGGATCGATGAAGCCATTGTCGTGA
- a CDS encoding 5-deoxy-glucuronate isomerase — protein sequence MPEFIPRSEQRPIVDTSSRTLDLIYFDLLALPLDGQETRRLPLHESLYVVLSGQVDIEVDDVSFGAVGRRADIWEGDADSVYAPVNANVRVSARGGPAEVAIAGGICDRRYAPFRVTPEEVDAVNVGSPDTHSQRRIVHLLGQGQNGRCGNLLVSELYAGEGCWSGYPPHKHDTEDGDAETLHEELYHYRFLPETGFGSQITYDDDGPVKILMTRDGDTVLVDRGYHPTVTSPGHRGYIFTILVGKHRRGLIQRFDPAHQHLTKTIPGIDAMRDKFK from the coding sequence ATGCCCGAATTCATTCCACGCTCCGAGCAGCGTCCCATTGTGGATACCTCCTCCAGGACGCTCGATCTCATCTACTTCGATCTCCTCGCGCTTCCGTTGGATGGCCAGGAGACGCGGCGGCTGCCCTTGCACGAAAGCCTCTACGTCGTGCTGTCGGGGCAGGTGGATATCGAGGTGGATGACGTCAGCTTCGGGGCGGTGGGCCGGCGAGCCGATATCTGGGAAGGCGATGCGGACTCGGTTTACGCGCCCGTCAACGCCAACGTCCGGGTATCGGCTCGTGGCGGCCCGGCCGAAGTCGCGATTGCCGGCGGCATCTGCGACAGGCGCTACGCCCCGTTCCGCGTCACGCCCGAGGAGGTCGACGCGGTCAATGTCGGCTCGCCCGACACCCACAGCCAGCGGCGGATCGTCCATCTGCTCGGCCAAGGGCAGAACGGGCGCTGCGGCAATCTGCTGGTGAGTGAGCTCTATGCCGGCGAGGGCTGCTGGTCGGGCTATCCTCCGCATAAGCACGACACCGAAGACGGCGATGCCGAAACCCTGCACGAAGAACTTTATCACTACCGGTTCCTGCCGGAGACCGGCTTCGGCAGCCAGATCACCTATGACGACGACGGTCCGGTCAAGATCCTGATGACCCGCGATGGCGACACCGTCCTGGTCGATCGCGGTTACCACCCGACCGTCACCTCGCCCGGCCATCGGGGCTACATCTTCACCATCCTGGTCGGCAAACATCGCCGCGGGCTGATCCAGCGTTTCGATCCGGCGCACCAGCATCTGACCAAAACCATCCCCGGCATCGATGCGATGCGTGACAAGTTCAAATAA
- a CDS encoding ABC transporter permease: protein MTDQAIALIPERVRNSDAIAGQWKLIWRRFRRHRLALGAGVVILLIYLVALFAEVIAPVSSQTYDSRYTYAPPQRLKVAGYDAAGQFHALYVNGYSMKVDPIALSRNYVPDPAVVIPVGFFVKGEPYRFWGLFDFDRHLIGPVEAGKPFYLFGADRLGRDVFSRTVHGTRVSMSVGLIGVAISLVLGIILGGISGLYGGWVDDVIQRCIELINSIPTIPLWMGLAAAVPISADPILVYLWITIILSLIGWTDLARVVRGRFLSLKTEDFVIAAHLDGCSRMRIIWRHMVPSFMSHIIASVTLAIPTMILAETALSFLGIGLRPPVVSWGVLLQEAQNILAVSSAPWLFLPGLAVIVTVLALNFLGDGLRDAADPYEY, encoded by the coding sequence ATGACCGATCAAGCCATCGCACTGATACCTGAACGTGTTCGCAATTCCGATGCGATCGCCGGCCAGTGGAAACTCATCTGGCGCCGCTTCCGCCGCCACCGGCTGGCGCTTGGGGCAGGGGTCGTCATCCTGCTGATTTACCTGGTCGCCCTGTTTGCCGAGGTGATCGCCCCGGTTTCATCGCAGACCTATGATTCCCGCTACACCTATGCACCGCCCCAGCGGCTCAAGGTCGCCGGTTACGACGCGGCGGGGCAGTTTCATGCGCTCTACGTCAACGGCTATTCGATGAAGGTCGACCCGATCGCGCTCAGCCGCAATTACGTGCCCGATCCGGCCGTCGTCATTCCCGTCGGTTTCTTCGTCAAAGGCGAACCCTATCGGTTCTGGGGACTGTTCGATTTCGACCGTCACCTGATCGGCCCGGTCGAGGCGGGTAAACCCTTCTATCTGTTCGGCGCCGATCGGCTGGGCCGCGACGTCTTCAGCCGGACGGTGCATGGCACACGTGTTTCGATGTCCGTGGGCCTGATCGGCGTGGCGATCAGCCTCGTCCTCGGCATCATCCTCGGCGGCATTTCCGGTCTTTACGGCGGCTGGGTGGATGATGTCATCCAGCGCTGCATCGAGCTCATCAACTCGATCCCGACCATCCCGCTATGGATGGGCCTTGCGGCTGCCGTTCCGATCAGCGCCGATCCGATCCTCGTCTATCTCTGGATCACGATCATCCTGTCGCTGATCGGCTGGACCGATCTGGCGCGCGTGGTGCGCGGACGCTTCCTGTCGCTGAAGACCGAGGACTTCGTCATCGCCGCCCATCTCGATGGCTGCTCCAGGATGCGCATCATCTGGCGGCACATGGTCCCGTCCTTCATGAGCCACATCATCGCCTCGGTCACGCTCGCCATTCCGACGATGATTCTCGCCGAAACCGCGCTCTCCTTCCTCGGCATCGGTCTGCGGCCGCCGGTGGTCAGCTGGGGCGTGCTGCTGCAGGAGGCGCAGAACATTCTCGCGGTCTCGAGCGCACCCTGGCTGTTTCTTCCGGGCCTGGCGGTGATCGTCACGGTGCTTGCCCTCAATTTCCTCGGTGATGGATTACGCGATGCTGCAGATCCCTATGAATACTGA
- a CDS encoding ABC transporter permease, with protein MAGFIIRRLLYMIPMMFAISVVTFIIIQLPPGDFLTAMTARLASQNETIDPGVIAGLRERYGLDQPWTVQYWKWISGILLHGDFGQSLDWNKPVSELIWARMGLTMVVSVTTLLFVWAVAFPIGIYSAVRQYSLGDYFATFFGFLGLAIPNFLLALVLMFVSAQYFGQSVGGLFSPLYINAAWSWAKLGDLISHMWIPVVVLGTGATAALIRIMRANLLDELNKPYVDMARARGLSEIRLLLKYPVRVALNPFVSTVGWVLPHLVSGSVVVSIVLSLPITGPLLLNALFAQDMYLAGTFILLMSMLTLIGTLISDLLLAWLDSRIRNG; from the coding sequence ATGGCCGGCTTCATCATCAGACGTCTGCTTTACATGATCCCGATGATGTTCGCGATCTCGGTCGTGACCTTCATCATCATCCAGCTGCCGCCGGGCGATTTCCTGACCGCGATGACCGCGCGTCTTGCCTCGCAGAACGAGACCATCGATCCCGGCGTCATCGCCGGCCTGCGCGAGCGCTATGGCCTCGATCAACCCTGGACGGTGCAATATTGGAAATGGATCAGCGGCATCCTGCTGCATGGCGATTTCGGCCAGTCCCTCGATTGGAACAAGCCGGTCAGCGAATTGATCTGGGCACGCATGGGCCTGACCATGGTGGTCTCGGTCACCACACTGCTCTTCGTTTGGGCTGTGGCCTTTCCGATCGGCATCTATTCGGCCGTGCGGCAATACTCGCTCGGCGATTATTTCGCCACCTTCTTCGGCTTTCTCGGCCTTGCCATCCCGAATTTCCTGCTGGCGCTGGTGTTGATGTTCGTCTCGGCCCAGTATTTCGGCCAAAGCGTCGGCGGGCTGTTTTCGCCCCTCTATATCAACGCTGCCTGGAGCTGGGCCAAGCTCGGCGATCTCATCTCGCATATGTGGATCCCGGTCGTCGTGCTCGGCACCGGTGCGACGGCGGCGCTGATCCGCATCATGCGCGCCAACCTGCTCGACGAGCTCAACAAGCCCTATGTCGACATGGCGCGCGCCCGGGGCCTGAGCGAAATCCGGCTGCTGCTCAAATATCCGGTGCGGGTGGCGCTCAACCCCTTCGTCTCGACGGTCGGCTGGGTGCTGCCGCACCTCGTTTCGGGTTCGGTGGTGGTCTCCATCGTCCTCAGCCTGCCGATCACGGGGCCGCTTCTGCTCAACGCCCTGTTTGCCCAGGACATGTATCTCGCCGGCACCTTCATCCTGCTGATGAGCATGCTGACGCTGATCGGCACGCTGATCTCAGACCTGCTGCTCGCCTGGCTCGATTCACGCATTCGCAATGGCTGA